The genomic DNA GTATAAGAGAGCGGATGAATTAATGCTGCAAGAAAAGGAAATTAAATTAGGAGCTGAAAATCTGCAAATCGAGTTTGAGCAAAATAAACCTAATTTCCATCGGCTTTTATTACATGAAAAAGCTGAGGTTTTCAAGGATATTATTGGAGAAATTACTCGAAGTAAAGAGTTTATATTACTGAAAGATAAGAAGCTCCATCTTGTACAAGAGAACTTATTAAAGCTACAGCCTCTTATTGAAAAGATAAAAAAGGAGGAGGCTAATCATTTAAAATTAGTTGAAGAGAAAAAGAAAAACTTTCAAGATTGGATTCCAAAGTTAGATAAAGTTGCTCAGTTGGATGGCCAAATTTCAAACAAAAAAGAACTTCAAGAGAAAAGCCTTATTCTTCTTAAGAAGAATAAATCAAGCCTTCTCGGTCATGAAAATGAAATCAAATCTTTTCAGGATTCAAAGCAGAAATATAGTCTTGAAATCCAGAAGCTAGAACGGTATATTCAGGAACATAAAACCTTAGTGGAGATTGAAACACATTGGCCCACTTGGAATACTCAGTTTGCTAAATTACGTGATCATCAGCAGCGAACAGGAATAGGCGCTAAACAGATTAGTATAGATAAACAAGAAATCGCTGAGAATAATGAAAAGCTGAAGTCTTATCATTTGGCCTCCTCAAAAAACAAAGCAGAGTTGATCCCTATTCAGGAGAAACTCCTTATCAATGCGAAACAATTAAAAGAGAAAGATTTAGATAAAATACTAAAGCAACAAGAACAGTTGGTGCTTGATTTGAATAAATGGGATAAAGCTTTACAATTAAGTCAACAATTTAATGACTTATCTAAGAACATGTTGAATCTAGAAGCTCAGAATACGGCTATTACAAAGCATATTGAAAAGTTGAATCTGTCTTATGAAAAAGCAAAACTAGACCTGGAGAAGGCAAGAATGGCTGTTGTGGATATGGAAAAGATAGTAAATCTTGAAAAATCCATTAAAAACTTAGAAGCGGAACGCTCCAACTTGGAAGAAGGAAAAGCCTGTCCCCTATGCGGTTCCGAATCTCATCCTTATGTGGAAAAGTATAAAGATTTGAATATTTCCGAATCTGAAGCAGAACTAAAAAGTCGAAAAGAGATTTTTGAAAAGTTGCAATCAGAAAAAGGTAAAGTAGAAATTGAAGTCACTCAAGCAAAATCTAGTCAAGCTCACCTTCTAGAGCAGCTTCAACAAGGCCATCAGTATATTGTAAAAGTAAAATCAGATTCGGAGCTATTGCATCTAAACTTTGAATTGGGGAAAACTGAATTCATTGAGCAACAAAAAGAGAAGATAGAAAAAGAAATAGCGGGTTTAAAAACTGAAATCGATAAATATCACCTTCTTCAGAAAGAAAAAGCAAATGTTGAAAAAGATGTACAGCAAAAGAATGAAACACTTCATAGCTTAAATCAGCAAATAGCTTCTGTTGAGGGAGCCAATAAACAACTGATAGAGAAACTGGTAGAAAAAGAAAGTCTGCTAGCTCAATTATTAGAAGAAACCAAAGAGATTGAAAGTCATTTAAAAGAGCAGCTCAGTCAATTTCAATTGGAATGGCCGAGTATTCATGAATCAGAAACATTCATCAAGAATCTTCAGGAAGGCATCTCTAAGTATAAGAAACAAGAGAAATCTCAAGAAGCCTATAAAAAGCAAGTGGATGAACTAAACCTCAAGCTCAAGAATACCGAAGTCCAGCTCCAAACTAAAAAGAAAGAATTGGAGGAGTCTAATAAAGAACTAATGGCTTTAGACCAGGAGATTTTGGCTTTCCATAAAGAGCGGAACGAGATTTTACCCAGCGAAACGAGTGTAAAGAGTAAACGAGTCACTTTAGAAGAAGAAGAAAAGCTAGCTGCTAAAAATTTGGAATCAGCTCTACAAGAAAAACAAAAACTCGAAACCGCATTAACCCAAAACACAACGGAGTCCAAGAGTATCCAAAATGATTTATTTGAGAAAAAGAAAGCACTTCGCGATTTCCAATCCGACTTTGAAAAGCGACTGACCCCAAGTCAGTTTCTTGATATTGAAGAAATTAATGCTGCTTTACTGGAAAGTGAAATCAAAGAAGTCTTACAAAAGCAAAAAGCAGAAATCGATAAAAAAGCTATTGAAATAAAAGCTTTAGAAGAAAAGAACAAACAGGAATACAAGGCATTATTAGAACAGAAAACTTTTGAACTAGCGAAAGATGAAGCGGAGAAGCAAGCCGAACTCGCCAAAGAAGAAAAAGATAAAAAACTCAAGCGCTCTGGAGAAATCACCCAAAAGGTTGCCCATGATCAAAAGGTAAAAGAGCGAAATAGTGGAATCTTTAAAGAGATAGAGGCTCAAGAAAAGCAAGTCAAAAAATGGAAGGATCTCATGGATTTATTGGGTGGTTCCAAACATGCTTTTAATACTTATGTCCAAAGGCTTACCTTAAAATCATTGATTGGATTAGCCAATATCCATTTATTCAAACTCAATAAGCGCTATTCCTTAAAAATGAAGGAGCATTATGCCTCAGGAGAGGAATTGAACTTTAATTTAGTGGACCATTATCAAACCGATGAAGAACGCTATGTAGATACCAGCAGTGGCGGGGAAAAATTCCTCATCAGCTTAGCTTTAGCATTGGGATTATCAGACCTAGCCAGTAGCAATGTGAAAATAGAATCTCTATTTATTGATGAGGGTTTCGGAACCTTAGATAATGTCACCCTAGAAACAGTAATTTCAACTTTAGAAACTCTACAGGCACAAGGAAAAATGATAGGAATCATTTCCCATGTAGAGAATTTAAAAGAGCGTATTCCTACTCAAATTCAATTGATTAAAAAGAGCAATGGGGTTAGTGAGGTGGAGATTGTATAAAACTAAGCCCCCCCCCCAATAATATAATTACATCGGGCTTAATCCTTGCTTTATTTAAATTCTCTAATGCTTCTTCCCACCAAAAGAAAAGATACGAGAAATATTAAATCCAAAGTATATATCACCATTTCCCCATTTATCAGTAGTATGAGTTAAAAAATCTGTCACATTGATAGGTACCGAATTTGTGAAGAATAATTGGAATACATGTCCTCCTGTTTCAATATCAAAGCCAATGGTCAATGAATTGGTATAATCGTAAGAATGAATCTGATCAGGAATCACATAATGATATTCCACATTAATACTGGTTCTTTTGGTGAATTTATATCTTCCTCCTGCACCAATAGTAAAAATATCGTTATGGTCTTTAGCCGTAGCCACCAAATTCTTATGAACTAAGGATGGCATGAATTGCAAACTCAAATTCTTGTTGAACTTTCTAGCCACTATAGCTTGAAAAAGATAAGTCATTCTGCTAGAGAAATAATTCTCTTGGTCTGGATTCTCCCACTTCAATGTATTAATACTTGTCCCAGCCACAAGATTCAAGGTAACAGGCATTTTCTTTAGTCCTTTTGATTGTCTGAGCACTTTATACTTTAAATATCCATCGTATGTTTTGTTATAACTACTACGACCATAACCAACCGTCAATCGGTCAGTAATTCCGTATTCCAAACCCAAACGAATGGTCGCTTGATCGAGCCCGAAAAACTCATAAGCCCCTCCATTAATGTTTCCAAAATGGTGAGATATTAAAAAAATCATATCGTTTTTTACGGGATTCTCCACACTATATCCTAGAGCCAAACGTGTGGTTTTAAATGTAGCAGATGTATAATCTATGGTTTCATCTTCGCCAAATATATCCATTAAATCATCTTGAGCAAAAGAGGAAATCAGTCCAAAAAACATTAATCCAAAAAATAGTACTATTCTTTTCATTTATATAGTTTTATATGCAATTATCTCTATAATTTCTTTAGGTCCACATTGATAAAGACTTCAATCTCTTCAGCTATGTTTTTCACCACCGCTCCAGGGATTTTAATATCATATTCTTTAGGTTCTATCATTATTTTCGAAGTCGCCGAAATCATGTCTTTTTGAACATTCATCATACCATCGGCTTCCACATCCATGGTCATTCCGTGTATGGTTAATTTCCCTTTTACTTTAACAGGAAGCTCTCCCATTTTTTCCAGATCAACATCCTCATTATTAACAATTTTGCCCTTAAAAAATGCATTTGGGAAATCATCACTTTCCACATAATTCTCATTGAAGTGCTCCTGCATCAAGGCTTTTTCAAATTCAAATGATTTCATGAGAACTTTAAAAACAAAAGCTCCATTTTCATGGTCATAAGCAGAATTTACCTGTTTATTATCTGCTTCAATGGTCTCCATTGGTGTTTCCGAATAGAATCGAATATGACCAGATTTCGTCACGAATTTTTGTGCAAAAATGGAAGTCCCCATCATCAACACTGCCATTATAAATATATACTTTTTCATTTCTTAGATTTTAAGTTTATTATTTTTTAATTAGTGAAGCCTTTTCTAAAACCACATCGCTTTCATTATAGCCCGTACAATATGCTTTTAGAAGCACCGGCTTATCTATTGCTAGAAGTTCTAAATCATCATTATAATCTGCTAGAAAAGTCGCTCTTACCCCTTCTGGACCAAACATTCCTTGGTCATAAACGAAAACCATAGTTTTAACTCCCTCGTTGTTTTCTATCTCTTGAGGAGTCCCAGATAGTTCAACAATCTTTCCTGTGAACTCTTGGGATTTTCCTTCATTCTTGCATTTGTCAAACAATTCTTTTGCCGTAATACTGATTTCTGCATCAAGATTTTGATAATCAGGATGCGATTTATTATACATAAAGAAATAGCCATAAACTCCAGCTATTAGTCCTATGAGTAGTAATCCAAGAATTATTTTCTTCAGCATATATTTAGATTTTATTGTTTTTTTTAATGTATTTTGATGTCAAAATATTATTTTTAACCTCTTTTTTGGTTCGAAGTTCGAAGCTAGAAGTCCGAAGAAATGCTCCACCTACTTCCAGCTTCTAACTTCCAACTTCCTTTTAATTATTTGGACTTCCATCAGCAATCCATTTCTGAATTTGGAGAAGGCTACAGTCACTCAGTTTACTACCTCCAAGTGGCATGGCAGAATATCCACCTTCATGATTGATACTACCCCATAAACGTCCATCATCGGCTACTTTTTTTAATTCTTCATAAGTATCTACCCTCACACCTCCCGAAGGATTACTTTGTTGATGACAAGATACACAACTGGCTTCCATGATGGGTTTCACAGTTCCAGAATAAGTGACATTATTCACATCACAGGTCTCAGTATCAAAAGGATATAAATCTTCCTTATTATCATAATAGCAGGCTGTAAAAAACAGAGGAAGCAAAATTGCTAGAAATATCGGTCTAATTATTCGGTGTTCCATCTTCAATCCATTTAGTTATTTTGTCCATATTACAATCATTAACCGATCCTCCTGGGGGCATTTGGGGAGCGCCATTTGAACCTGATAGTACGTTTACCAATAATCCAGAATTGGCCACAAAGGAAATCTCAGTATAATTCGATAATAAAATCCCTCCTTCAGGATTGGCTCCTGTATGACAACTGGCGCAGTTATTACTAATAATAGTTTGAATATCATTTGCAAAACTCACCGATTCTAAATTACAATCTTCAATACATTGATTATTTTTTGCACCTTGAGAAATCCATTTTCTGATTAACTCTTTTTGCTCCCTTGTCAATGAAGCCATTGGCGGAGGAGGCATCAAATCATCACCATCCTCAAAAAGCACTTCATATAGTTCTGAATCTTCAGGTCGAAAGGGTTTTACTTCTCCAGTTTTAATAATTCTGATATAGCTACTTAAATCTACACCATGTTCTGCAGAAGCGGCATCATGACATCCACTGGTTGCACATGTTGAATTGATTAATGGTTGAATATCGTTGACAAAATAAACAGTATCACTATTACAGCTTAGACTTTGTGTTGGTGTTTCTAAAGACTCGGGTACTACCCTCTCATGCTTACAACTCACTACAATTAAGGCAATAAACGCCATTAAAACTACTTTTCTCATTTAGATATAGGTTTGATTTTATAAATAGGCTATCTAAAAGTACAGTATTAGAATGATTTCGTTGCTTTTGTCTTACAGATTAACAATTGTTTAACGATAGGCGACTGTCTAAGGATTGCATAGTTGTTGAGCGTCATGAAACATTGTGATCATCATAAAAAGGAAATAAATATTAAAGATTTAATGTACTAATATACATCACAAAGAATTAGTGCTCTCAAAAAATAGACTTAATATTTGCCTTTCCAACGTTCTTTAATTTTTTGCTGATCTGCTTGCTCTCGTTTATTATTACCAGGTTGGTATAAAGTGATTCCTTTAACTCTTTCGGGCATAAACTCTAGATCTACAAAATTGTTTTTATGCTCGTGGGCATATTTATAATGAGCGCCATAACCAATTTGCTTCATGAGCTTGGTAGGTGCATTTCTAAGATGCAGTGGGACTGGCAAATCTCCAGTTTTCTTAACTAAGCTTTGGGCTTGATTTATGGCAGCATAAGTGGAATTACTCTTATCGCTATTGGCTAAATACACTGTAGTCTGGCTGAGGATAATCCTCGATTCGGGCCAGCCAATCTTACTCACTGCGTCGAAACAGGCATTGGCTAGAAGAAGTGCATTGGGGTTAGCATTTCCAACATCTTCTGATGCTAGTATCAAAAGACGACGAGCAATAAATTTAACATCCTCTCCTCCTTCTATCATACGGGCTAACCAATAAACTGCAGCATTAGGGTCACTACCTCTTATGGATTTGATAAAAGCAGAGATGACATCATAATGCATTTCTCCTTTTTTATCATAGGTCGCTAAATTCTTTTGAATCAATTCGGAGACTAAAGCATCTGTAAACTCTATTTTTTTAATCTGAGAACCAAAGGTTCCAACAACCAGTTCAATGGCATTATAGAGTTTACGAGCATCTCCTCCAGAAACTCTAAACAAAGCTGCCGTTTCCGTAAACACTAAATCTATACTTAAAGCTTCTGAATAATAGGTCTTAGCTCTTTCCACTAATTGCAAAAGA from Lentimicrobium sp. L6 includes the following:
- a CDS encoding AAA family ATPase, whose protein sequence is MKILKIELQNINSLKSDIPIIIDFEQAHFQDVGLYAITGSTGAGKTTILDAITIALYHEVPRFKKSNIKAGLVDVVSYGAVEAFSRVLFENDGQEYEASWTMRLATKTGKKLNNPKEEVRLKNISSGKIIAEKKREVQQQVERVLQLNYNQFLRSAMLAQGEFASFLSANAKDKGDLLEQITGEDIYKKIGEGINQKQYDEKKKLEAIQARINHEDLLSSEDRIALQEEEKKLNEQLTHLNLEMLNLTKIIEWYKRADELMLQEKEIKLGAENLQIEFEQNKPNFHRLLLHEKAEVFKDIIGEITRSKEFILLKDKKLHLVQENLLKLQPLIEKIKKEEANHLKLVEEKKKNFQDWIPKLDKVAQLDGQISNKKELQEKSLILLKKNKSSLLGHENEIKSFQDSKQKYSLEIQKLERYIQEHKTLVEIETHWPTWNTQFAKLRDHQQRTGIGAKQISIDKQEIAENNEKLKSYHLASSKNKAELIPIQEKLLINAKQLKEKDLDKILKQQEQLVLDLNKWDKALQLSQQFNDLSKNMLNLEAQNTAITKHIEKLNLSYEKAKLDLEKARMAVVDMEKIVNLEKSIKNLEAERSNLEEGKACPLCGSESHPYVEKYKDLNISESEAELKSRKEIFEKLQSEKGKVEIEVTQAKSSQAHLLEQLQQGHQYIVKVKSDSELLHLNFELGKTEFIEQQKEKIEKEIAGLKTEIDKYHLLQKEKANVEKDVQQKNETLHSLNQQIASVEGANKQLIEKLVEKESLLAQLLEETKEIESHLKEQLSQFQLEWPSIHESETFIKNLQEGISKYKKQEKSQEAYKKQVDELNLKLKNTEVQLQTKKKELEESNKELMALDQEILAFHKERNEILPSETSVKSKRVTLEEEEKLAAKNLESALQEKQKLETALTQNTTESKSIQNDLFEKKKALRDFQSDFEKRLTPSQFLDIEEINAALLESEIKEVLQKQKAEIDKKAIEIKALEEKNKQEYKALLEQKTFELAKDEAEKQAELAKEEKDKKLKRSGEITQKVAHDQKVKERNSGIFKEIEAQEKQVKKWKDLMDLLGGSKHAFNTYVQRLTLKSLIGLANIHLFKLNKRYSLKMKEHYASGEELNFNLVDHYQTDEERYVDTSSGGEKFLISLALALGLSDLASSNVKIESLFIDEGFGTLDNVTLETVISTLETLQAQGKMIGIISHVENLKERIPTQIQLIKKSNGVSEVEIV
- a CDS encoding replication-associated recombination protein A, translated to MNSTKPLAEILRPLNFDDYIGQEHLIGDKGILRRSIDAGNTPSMILWGPPGVGKTTLAFILSQNLDVPFYSLSAINAGVKAVREVIDKASASGRKSVLFLDEIHRFSKSQQDSLLGAVETGTVTLIGATTENPSFEVISPLLSRSQVYILKSLEEKHLLQLVERAKTYYSEALSIDLVFTETAALFRVSGGDARKLYNAIELVVGTFGSQIKKIEFTDALVSELIQKNLATYDKKGEMHYDVISAFIKSIRGSDPNAAVYWLARMIEGGEDVKFIARRLLILASEDVGNANPNALLLANACFDAVSKIGWPESRIILSQTTVYLANSDKSNSTYAAINQAQSLVKKTGDLPVPLHLRNAPTKLMKQIGYGAHYKYAHEHKNNFVDLEFMPERVKGITLYQPGNNKREQADQQKIKERWKGKY
- a CDS encoding YceI family protein — its product is MKKYIFIMAVLMMGTSIFAQKFVTKSGHIRFYSETPMETIEADNKQVNSAYDHENGAFVFKVLMKSFEFEKALMQEHFNENYVESDDFPNAFFKGKIVNNEDVDLEKMGELPVKVKGKLTIHGMTMDVEADGMMNVQKDMISATSKIMIEPKEYDIKIPGAVVKNIAEEIEVFINVDLKKL
- a CDS encoding DUF5777 family beta-barrel protein produces the protein MKRIVLFFGLMFFGLISSFAQDDLMDIFGEDETIDYTSATFKTTRLALGYSVENPVKNDMIFLISHHFGNINGGAYEFFGLDQATIRLGLEYGITDRLTVGYGRSSYNKTYDGYLKYKVLRQSKGLKKMPVTLNLVAGTSINTLKWENPDQENYFSSRMTYLFQAIVARKFNKNLSLQFMPSLVHKNLVATAKDHNDIFTIGAGGRYKFTKRTSINVEYHYVIPDQIHSYDYTNSLTIGFDIETGGHVFQLFFTNSVPINVTDFLTHTTDKWGNGDIYFGFNISRIFSFGGKKH
- a CDS encoding c-type cytochrome domain-containing protein, which codes for MEHRIIRPIFLAILLPLFFTACYYDNKEDLYPFDTETCDVNNVTYSGTVKPIMEASCVSCHQQSNPSGGVRVDTYEELKKVADDGRLWGSINHEGGYSAMPLGGSKLSDCSLLQIQKWIADGSPNN
- a CDS encoding c-type cytochrome domain-containing protein codes for the protein MRKVVLMAFIALIVVSCKHERVVPESLETPTQSLSCNSDTVYFVNDIQPLINSTCATSGCHDAASAEHGVDLSSYIRIIKTGEVKPFRPEDSELYEVLFEDGDDLMPPPPMASLTREQKELIRKWISQGAKNNQCIEDCNLESVSFANDIQTIISNNCASCHTGANPEGGILLSNYTEISFVANSGLLVNVLSGSNGAPQMPPGGSVNDCNMDKITKWIEDGTPNN